A portion of the Trachemys scripta elegans isolate TJP31775 chromosome 11, CAS_Tse_1.0, whole genome shotgun sequence genome contains these proteins:
- the STK11IP gene encoding serine/threonine-protein kinase 11-interacting protein isoform X2 — MASAAPGEMLVQSLARLLQDSGDLVLDGTSTLTLLTSTLQHLTQVFEQHLVSRNQNHGFIALPSHPADTSAILQAQFLFDILQKTLSLKLVHVPSCNLQSSVKIFPFKSLRRLELKSVPLHCLRGLRFVYSQLEALTCSKCVSTLEEIISACGGDLSSALPWLELQTVNFSYNSITVLDGSLQLLNALKVLDLSHNRIRDCEHYFTTLTELEYLNLAFNFLPKVPNLGLYSQTKLVTLILRNNELDSINGVEQLLNLQHLDVAYNLLLEHAQLAPLSMLHNLRKLYLEGNPLWFHQNHRSATIIHLSPRAASFSLLLDGELLTTSDLMHLPKSGQVITQSIRSSTSEKTLLDRSALDSSCGADLSDSQSPGESGAARLPQRKSKGNVRVRRPSISEPSDTEHEYQALPPSAGMVLRHQKEMERMDAFRDHFGADWLQYKRQLEEHDQEGPVISLSCPAKEVPGSLPGTETPSESTTQEQEMPSGLLRDTFLPLDSMREEEKEPQLEESLGESQKGEMDVDEFVAQEEDEKPEVDLCQPVLVSQIEGDGDPEPDWIFLRVTARHVIEVELKAARVLHKLELRSLQKVETSEMTWKRMDLERVFPVLTLHFGYIRKDRRRRRYVVLDDQPELCVQCVLRVLSPALEENRRRQGAEEGSMKLQCLKCKQEFAQPLALWQQSPYPAEPDGGKGMETSAQPNQEATAPGEPMVCPSCSSDHVVLLPCEKCSSTPLPSQHHADKAPSELGPQGSLEAASVLGSQSGQFYIGGEDDSSETDPRTQELSGDHGSSDGDGRRKELGLKSCYSSLSRTDTSAGSLMGSYRYGASRGPTPSQLSLNSESEETWNLSPPTNSTLDVRDFRSVDHRLRLYLDMEVFEENVEEFQCFLKVAMVKFGRYGEFPALLVASDLRIHVLEVTGEIRGQPVDWLKKTDSHYLSDLCYLEMGLGHQSLQMEFDNPKASYNLLIRNQSRCDQFLQCLTYLLQELPGKPRSGVKEIHTVEMNPQHRLWPLLEKALCSVAVDGTSSRFFYLLAYLIQGASAFPVTVLGTCSTLFLLEENHQWQRVQPTPGAAGEREVPPESGVQLKEKQPISSISSIITYRFSPCDVKLMFYDEVLKVESTWHIHTECPELLAQLVEWIRGPWEEMFSIALRKTVQEVLE, encoded by the exons CTCGTCCACGTTCCCAGCTGTAACCTGCAATCCTCTGTGAAGATCTTCCCCTTCAAGTCTCTCCGCCGCCTGGAG CTGAAGTCTGTCCCTCTGCACTGCCTGCGGGGGCTGCGGTTTGTCTATTCCCAGCTGGAGGCCTTAACTTGCAGCAAATGCGTCAGCACGCTGGAG GAGATCATCTCAGCCTGCGGAGGGGATCTGAGCTCTGCCCTCCCCTGGCTGGAATTGCAGACAGTTAACTTCAGCTACAACTCCATCACTGTCCTGGATGGATCGCTG CAACTGCTGAATGCCCTGAAGGTCTTGGATTTGAGTCACAACAGAATCCGGGACTGTGAGCACTACTTCACG ACCCTTACAGAGCTGGAGTACTTAAATCTGGCCTTTAACTTCCTGCCAAAGGTGCCAAACCTGGGACTCTACAGTCAAACCAAGCTGGTGACTCTGATCTTGCGCAACAATGAACTTGACAGTATTAATG gggtggagcagcTGCTGAACCTGCAGCACCTGGATGTAGCTTATAACCTGCTGTTGGAACATGCCCAGTTAGCACCACTGTCCATGCTGCACAACCTGAGAAAA CTGTACTTGGAGGGAAACCCATTATGGTTTCACCAGAACCACCGATCTGCAACCATCATACACTTGTCTCCCAGGGCAGCTTCCTTCAGT CTCCTCTTGGATGGAGAGCTGCTGACTACCTCGGACCTGATG caccTTCCAAAATCTGGGCAGGTCATCACCCAGTCAATCCGCTCTTCGACCTCGGAGAAGACCCTGCTGGACCGCAGTGCCCTGGACAGCTCCTGTGGCGCAGACCTCAGCGACAGCCAGTCCCCAGGGGAGAGTGGGGCTGCCAGGCTCCCGCAGAGAAAATCCAAG GGAAACGTTAGGGTGCGCCGGCCGAGCATCTCCGAGCCCAGTGATACAGAGCACGAATaccaggcactgcccccctcaGCTG GGATGGTCCTGCGGCACCAGAAGGAGATGGAGCGCATGGACGCCTTCCGAGATCACTTTGGTGCTGACTGGCTCCAGTACAAGAGGCAACTGGAGGAGCACGACCAGGAGGGGCCTGTCATCTCCCTTAGCTGTCCTGCAAAGGAGGTCCCAGGCAGCCTGCCTGGCACTGAGACACCGAGTGAGAGCACCACCCAGGAGCAAGAGATGCCCTCTGGGTTGCTGAGGGACACTTTTCTCCCCTTGGACTCcatgagggaggaggagaaggagccgCAGCTGGAGGAGTCCTTGGGAGAAAGCCAGAAAGGAGAGATGGATGTGGATGAGTTTGTGGCCCAGGAGGAAGACGAGAAGCCAGAAG TGGACCTTTGCCAGCCTGTGTTAGTGAGCCAGATAGAAGGTGACGGTGACCCAGAGCCAGACTGGATCTTCCTGCGCGTCACAGCCCGACATGTGATTGAGGTGGAGCTGAAGGCAGCCAGAGTCCTCCATAAACTGGAACTGAGAAGCCTGCAGAAAGTGGAGACCTCTGAAATGACCTGGAAAAGGATG GACCTGGAGCGTGTGTTCCCTGTCCTCACACTCCATTTCGGCTACATCCGCAAGGACCGTCGGAGGCGCAGATACGTGGTGCTGGACGATCAGCCGGAGCTCTGTGTGCAG TGTGTGCTGCGAGTGCTGTCCCCGGCTCTGGAGGAGAATCGCAGACGTCAGGGCGCAGAGGAGGGGTCCATGAAGCTCCAGTGCCTGAAATGCAAGCAGGAGTTTGCCCAGCCCCTGGCACTGTGGCAGCAGAGTCCATATCCTGCAGAGCCTGACGGTGGCAAAGGCATGGAGACCTCGGCTCAGCCAAACCAAG AGGCTACTGCCCCTGGGGAGCCCATGGTCTGCCCCAGCTGCTCCAGCGACCACGTAGTCCTCCTGCCCTGCGAGAAGTGCTCCAGCACCCCGTTGCCCTCGCAGCATCACGCGGACAAAGCCCCGTCGGAGCTGGGCCCCCAGGGGAGTCTGGAGGCAGCATCTGTCCTGGGCAGCCAGAGTGGGCAGTTCTATATTGGGGGGGAGGACGACAGCTCCGAGACTGACCCCAGGACCCAGGAGCTCAGCGGCGACCATGGCAGCTCCGACGGGGACGGCAGGAGGAAGGAGCTGGGCCTGAAGAGCTGCTACTCGTCCCTCAGCCGGACAGACACCAGTGCGGGGAGCCTGATGGGGAGTTACCGCTATGGCGCCTCGCGTGGGCCCACGCCCTCCCAGCTCTCGCTCAACTCGGAGTCCGAGGAGACCTGGAACCTCAGTCCCC CCACAAACAGCACCCTGGACGTGAGGGACTTCCGCTCCGTGGACCATCGCCTCAGGCTGTACCTGGACATGGAGGTGTTCGAGGAGAATGTGGAGGAGTTCCAGTGCTTCCTCAAG GTGGCCATGGTGAAGTTTGGCCGGTACGGGGAGTTCCCTGCACTCCTGGTGGCCTCGGATCTCAGGATTCACGTGCTGGAAGTCACTGGGGAGATCAG GGGGCAGCCAGTGGACTGGCTGAAGAAAACTGACTCTCATTACCTATCCGATCTCTGCTACCTGGAGATGGGGCTGGGCCACCAGAGTCTGCAGATGGAGTTTGACAATCCCAAGGCCTCCTACAACTTGCTAATCCGAAACCAGAGCCGCTGTGACCAGTTCCTACAGTGCTTGACAT ATCTCCTGCAAGAGCTGCCAGGCAAGCCCAGGAGCGGAGTGAAGGAAATCCACACTGTTGAGATGAATCCCCAGCATCGGCTATG GCCTCTACTGGAAAAGGCCCTGTGCTCAGTGGCTGTAGATGGCACGTCCAGCCGCTTCTTCTACCTGCTGGCGTATTTGATCCAAG GTGCCTCTGCCTTCCCCGTGACTGTGCTGGGCACCTGCAGCACTCTGTTCCTGCTGGAGGAGAATCACCAGTGGCAGCGGGTCCAGCCCACGCCAGGTGCGGCTGGTGAGAGGGAGGTGCCCCCCGAGAGCGGTGTCCAGCTGAaggagaagcagccaatcagcagcATCAGCAGCATCATCACTTACCGCTTCTCTCCCTGCGACGTCAAGCTGATGTTCTATGACGAG GTGCTGAAGGTGGAGAGCACCTGGCACATCCACACGGAATGTCCTGAGCTGCTGGCCCAGCTGGTTGAGTGGATCCGTGGTCCCTGGGAGGAGATGTTCTCCATCGCGCTGCGGAAGACCGTGCAGGAGGTCCTGGAGTGA
- the STK11IP gene encoding serine/threonine-protein kinase 11-interacting protein isoform X1, with translation MMASAAPGEMLVQSLARLLQDSGDLVLDGTSTLTLLTSTLQHLTQVFEQHLVSRNQNHGFIALPSHPADTSAILQAQFLFDILQKTLSLKLVHVPSCNLQSSVKIFPFKSLRRLELKSVPLHCLRGLRFVYSQLEALTCSKCVSTLEEIISACGGDLSSALPWLELQTVNFSYNSITVLDGSLQLLNALKVLDLSHNRIRDCEHYFTTLTELEYLNLAFNFLPKVPNLGLYSQTKLVTLILRNNELDSINGVEQLLNLQHLDVAYNLLLEHAQLAPLSMLHNLRKLYLEGNPLWFHQNHRSATIIHLSPRAASFSLLLDGELLTTSDLMHLPKSGQVITQSIRSSTSEKTLLDRSALDSSCGADLSDSQSPGESGAARLPQRKSKGNVRVRRPSISEPSDTEHEYQALPPSAGMVLRHQKEMERMDAFRDHFGADWLQYKRQLEEHDQEGPVISLSCPAKEVPGSLPGTETPSESTTQEQEMPSGLLRDTFLPLDSMREEEKEPQLEESLGESQKGEMDVDEFVAQEEDEKPEVDLCQPVLVSQIEGDGDPEPDWIFLRVTARHVIEVELKAARVLHKLELRSLQKVETSEMTWKRMDLERVFPVLTLHFGYIRKDRRRRRYVVLDDQPELCVQCVLRVLSPALEENRRRQGAEEGSMKLQCLKCKQEFAQPLALWQQSPYPAEPDGGKGMETSAQPNQEATAPGEPMVCPSCSSDHVVLLPCEKCSSTPLPSQHHADKAPSELGPQGSLEAASVLGSQSGQFYIGGEDDSSETDPRTQELSGDHGSSDGDGRRKELGLKSCYSSLSRTDTSAGSLMGSYRYGASRGPTPSQLSLNSESEETWNLSPPTNSTLDVRDFRSVDHRLRLYLDMEVFEENVEEFQCFLKVAMVKFGRYGEFPALLVASDLRIHVLEVTGEIRGQPVDWLKKTDSHYLSDLCYLEMGLGHQSLQMEFDNPKASYNLLIRNQSRCDQFLQCLTYLLQELPGKPRSGVKEIHTVEMNPQHRLWPLLEKALCSVAVDGTSSRFFYLLAYLIQGASAFPVTVLGTCSTLFLLEENHQWQRVQPTPGAAGEREVPPESGVQLKEKQPISSISSIITYRFSPCDVKLMFYDEVLKVESTWHIHTECPELLAQLVEWIRGPWEEMFSIALRKTVQEVLE, from the exons CTCGTCCACGTTCCCAGCTGTAACCTGCAATCCTCTGTGAAGATCTTCCCCTTCAAGTCTCTCCGCCGCCTGGAG CTGAAGTCTGTCCCTCTGCACTGCCTGCGGGGGCTGCGGTTTGTCTATTCCCAGCTGGAGGCCTTAACTTGCAGCAAATGCGTCAGCACGCTGGAG GAGATCATCTCAGCCTGCGGAGGGGATCTGAGCTCTGCCCTCCCCTGGCTGGAATTGCAGACAGTTAACTTCAGCTACAACTCCATCACTGTCCTGGATGGATCGCTG CAACTGCTGAATGCCCTGAAGGTCTTGGATTTGAGTCACAACAGAATCCGGGACTGTGAGCACTACTTCACG ACCCTTACAGAGCTGGAGTACTTAAATCTGGCCTTTAACTTCCTGCCAAAGGTGCCAAACCTGGGACTCTACAGTCAAACCAAGCTGGTGACTCTGATCTTGCGCAACAATGAACTTGACAGTATTAATG gggtggagcagcTGCTGAACCTGCAGCACCTGGATGTAGCTTATAACCTGCTGTTGGAACATGCCCAGTTAGCACCACTGTCCATGCTGCACAACCTGAGAAAA CTGTACTTGGAGGGAAACCCATTATGGTTTCACCAGAACCACCGATCTGCAACCATCATACACTTGTCTCCCAGGGCAGCTTCCTTCAGT CTCCTCTTGGATGGAGAGCTGCTGACTACCTCGGACCTGATG caccTTCCAAAATCTGGGCAGGTCATCACCCAGTCAATCCGCTCTTCGACCTCGGAGAAGACCCTGCTGGACCGCAGTGCCCTGGACAGCTCCTGTGGCGCAGACCTCAGCGACAGCCAGTCCCCAGGGGAGAGTGGGGCTGCCAGGCTCCCGCAGAGAAAATCCAAG GGAAACGTTAGGGTGCGCCGGCCGAGCATCTCCGAGCCCAGTGATACAGAGCACGAATaccaggcactgcccccctcaGCTG GGATGGTCCTGCGGCACCAGAAGGAGATGGAGCGCATGGACGCCTTCCGAGATCACTTTGGTGCTGACTGGCTCCAGTACAAGAGGCAACTGGAGGAGCACGACCAGGAGGGGCCTGTCATCTCCCTTAGCTGTCCTGCAAAGGAGGTCCCAGGCAGCCTGCCTGGCACTGAGACACCGAGTGAGAGCACCACCCAGGAGCAAGAGATGCCCTCTGGGTTGCTGAGGGACACTTTTCTCCCCTTGGACTCcatgagggaggaggagaaggagccgCAGCTGGAGGAGTCCTTGGGAGAAAGCCAGAAAGGAGAGATGGATGTGGATGAGTTTGTGGCCCAGGAGGAAGACGAGAAGCCAGAAG TGGACCTTTGCCAGCCTGTGTTAGTGAGCCAGATAGAAGGTGACGGTGACCCAGAGCCAGACTGGATCTTCCTGCGCGTCACAGCCCGACATGTGATTGAGGTGGAGCTGAAGGCAGCCAGAGTCCTCCATAAACTGGAACTGAGAAGCCTGCAGAAAGTGGAGACCTCTGAAATGACCTGGAAAAGGATG GACCTGGAGCGTGTGTTCCCTGTCCTCACACTCCATTTCGGCTACATCCGCAAGGACCGTCGGAGGCGCAGATACGTGGTGCTGGACGATCAGCCGGAGCTCTGTGTGCAG TGTGTGCTGCGAGTGCTGTCCCCGGCTCTGGAGGAGAATCGCAGACGTCAGGGCGCAGAGGAGGGGTCCATGAAGCTCCAGTGCCTGAAATGCAAGCAGGAGTTTGCCCAGCCCCTGGCACTGTGGCAGCAGAGTCCATATCCTGCAGAGCCTGACGGTGGCAAAGGCATGGAGACCTCGGCTCAGCCAAACCAAG AGGCTACTGCCCCTGGGGAGCCCATGGTCTGCCCCAGCTGCTCCAGCGACCACGTAGTCCTCCTGCCCTGCGAGAAGTGCTCCAGCACCCCGTTGCCCTCGCAGCATCACGCGGACAAAGCCCCGTCGGAGCTGGGCCCCCAGGGGAGTCTGGAGGCAGCATCTGTCCTGGGCAGCCAGAGTGGGCAGTTCTATATTGGGGGGGAGGACGACAGCTCCGAGACTGACCCCAGGACCCAGGAGCTCAGCGGCGACCATGGCAGCTCCGACGGGGACGGCAGGAGGAAGGAGCTGGGCCTGAAGAGCTGCTACTCGTCCCTCAGCCGGACAGACACCAGTGCGGGGAGCCTGATGGGGAGTTACCGCTATGGCGCCTCGCGTGGGCCCACGCCCTCCCAGCTCTCGCTCAACTCGGAGTCCGAGGAGACCTGGAACCTCAGTCCCC CCACAAACAGCACCCTGGACGTGAGGGACTTCCGCTCCGTGGACCATCGCCTCAGGCTGTACCTGGACATGGAGGTGTTCGAGGAGAATGTGGAGGAGTTCCAGTGCTTCCTCAAG GTGGCCATGGTGAAGTTTGGCCGGTACGGGGAGTTCCCTGCACTCCTGGTGGCCTCGGATCTCAGGATTCACGTGCTGGAAGTCACTGGGGAGATCAG GGGGCAGCCAGTGGACTGGCTGAAGAAAACTGACTCTCATTACCTATCCGATCTCTGCTACCTGGAGATGGGGCTGGGCCACCAGAGTCTGCAGATGGAGTTTGACAATCCCAAGGCCTCCTACAACTTGCTAATCCGAAACCAGAGCCGCTGTGACCAGTTCCTACAGTGCTTGACAT ATCTCCTGCAAGAGCTGCCAGGCAAGCCCAGGAGCGGAGTGAAGGAAATCCACACTGTTGAGATGAATCCCCAGCATCGGCTATG GCCTCTACTGGAAAAGGCCCTGTGCTCAGTGGCTGTAGATGGCACGTCCAGCCGCTTCTTCTACCTGCTGGCGTATTTGATCCAAG GTGCCTCTGCCTTCCCCGTGACTGTGCTGGGCACCTGCAGCACTCTGTTCCTGCTGGAGGAGAATCACCAGTGGCAGCGGGTCCAGCCCACGCCAGGTGCGGCTGGTGAGAGGGAGGTGCCCCCCGAGAGCGGTGTCCAGCTGAaggagaagcagccaatcagcagcATCAGCAGCATCATCACTTACCGCTTCTCTCCCTGCGACGTCAAGCTGATGTTCTATGACGAG GTGCTGAAGGTGGAGAGCACCTGGCACATCCACACGGAATGTCCTGAGCTGCTGGCCCAGCTGGTTGAGTGGATCCGTGGTCCCTGGGAGGAGATGTTCTCCATCGCGCTGCGGAAGACCGTGCAGGAGGTCCTGGAGTGA